In the Trinickia acidisoli genome, ACAGGACGTGCGGCTTGGCGATCGAGCCGATGCAAAGCGGCACGGGGCTCGCCTCGACGATCTCGCGCAAGCGCGCCTCGCTGAGCTTCAAGCGCGCCTGCGCGTGTTCGCGTTCGGCGATCTCGGCGCGCAGGTCGTCGTTGGCGCGTGCGAGTTGCTCGGTGCGGCGGGCCACGCGCAATTCGAGCTCGTCGCGAACGCATGAGAGTTCGAACTCGGCCTGCTGCCTGACCCTCACCTCCTGCTGCAGTTGCCGGTTCTGCTCGACGAGCGCCGTTTGCATTTCGCGCATCGCCAGGTGCACGTCCATTCGCGCAATGACTTCGTCGATCCGTACCGGCTTCGTCACATAGTCGACGCCGCCTGCGCGAAAGCCCTCGATCATGTCGCTGATGCCATCGGCCACCGTCATGAAGATGACGGGTATGTCGCGTGTCTGCGCATCTCCCTTCAGTCGCCGGCAGGTATCGAAGCCGTTGATGCCGGGCATGTTGACGTCGAGCAGGATCAACTCGGGCTGGGAAAAGCGTGCGCGCTCGATCGCCTCCGCGCTGTCGAGCGCGATCAGCACGCGAAAACCGCGCTCGCCGAGCGCATCGACGACCACGGCAAGGTTAGCCGGCGTATCGTCGACGATCAGCACGGTCGCCGTACGCGGGCGGTAATCGTCCAATTGAGTCACGCAACCCCTCCCGCATGTAGATGACGCTCGACGAACGCGAGCAGCGCCTTCGACTGATAGGTGCGCGCAAACGTGCGCACGGCAGAGGCGAACGGCTCGTAGCGGGAATCGCCTGCATTCAGCACATCGGCCCAGTCCCGCACGCCACGCATGTCGCCCATGCGCGCGAGCTGGTGCAGTTCGTGCATCGATTCGGCCGGCGGCGTCGGCAACACGACGTTCGCGAGCTGCGCGAGATCCGGCGTCTGTTCATGACGTTGCAATGAATAGATCCACTTGATCCCGAGTAGCGCGGCGATTTCCGTCTCCAATCGATTGAAGTCCAGCGGCTTGGGCAAAAATGCATTGGCACCCGCCGCAAGCGTTTTGCCGACATCCGTTGCCGACGAACTGGCCGACAGCGCGATGATCGGTATGCCGTGAAACTCGGGTAGCGCGCGCACGTGACGAATGAACTCGAGCCCGTCGATGCCGGGCATCACGATGTCGGTCAGAACGAGCGACACGTCCGATCGCGTCAGGGCCACAAAGCTTTCGGCAGCGTCTTGCGCAGCGATGACCGCAAATCCCAGGCTGCGCAGCCAATCGGAAACGATCGCGCGGTTGACCTCGACGTCGTCGATGACGAGCGCGGTGCGCCGCGGGCCCTCATAGGCGGTTGCGATTCGCACGCTGTCTCGCGCCAGCGCGAATTCGCTCGTCTCGATCGCCGGCGGCAGATCGAAACGAAACACACTGCCGCGGCCAACCTCGCTATCGGCAGCGATGTCGCCACCCATGGCGCGAACGAACTGCCGGCTGATCGCAAGCCCGAGCCCCATGCCGCCGTCGCGGCTCGTCTTTCGCCTGCCTTGCTCGAACGGCAGGAAGATGCGTTCGAGTTCGTCGGTATCGACGCCGCACCCGGTGTCGCGCACTTCGAACCCGGCTCCGCCCGACGCGCTGCGTCGCACGCACAACTCGACGGTTCCGCGCCCCGTGAACTTGACGGCGTTCGTCAGCAAATTCAGCAGCACTTGCCGTAGGCGGCGCTCATCGGCGCGCACGCCGACGGGCACATCGGGTTCGATCTTGCAAACGAATCGAAGCCCCTTCTCCGCGGCCTTCATGACGATCACCTCTTTGATCGCGCTCACGGTTGCGGCCAGCGGAACGTCGGTAATCTCGACCCGCATGCGCCCCGCTTCGATCATCGCGAAGTCGAGCACCTCGTGAATCAACGCGAGCAACTGCTCGCCGCAACGCAGCATCACGGCAACGGCCTCGCGCTGCGTATCGCCGAGCGAGCCGTCGCGGCGCAGGATCTGCGCGTAGCCGAGAATCCCGTTCAGCGGCGTGCGCAATTCATGACTCATGCTGGCAAGGAACGCACTCTTGGCGCCGTTCGCGGCCTCGGCGGCATGTCTCGCCTCACGTTCGACCGCGGCGTCGAGCTCGTCGAGATACGCACCGTGCACGCGCGAGGCCATCGCATTGATGGCTGACACCACGTGATCGAGCTCGTCGGGCACGCCGCCCGAGCGGCGGTGGAGTGTCAACGGCGTCGGCAGCTCGCGATAATCGTAACGCGCGACCGCTCGGGCTATCGCCACTAGATGCCGCATCACGAGCCGGTTCAACAGCCACGTAATGAAAAGCGCGACGAGAAACGTATTGGCCGCCTGATTCACGAGAATCAGCGCAGCGGTACGCGCCAGCGAGCGATAAAGATCGTCCAGCGTGGCCTCGACGTGCAAAATTCCAATCGATCGTTGCGCGCCCTGCACCTCGCGCATGATCGGAAAATCGTGGGCGATCGCAGCGCTTGCGCCGACGAGGTGGCCCGCCGAAACGATCATCGGATCGGCGCCGTCCTCTCGCACTTGCACAGCACTGATGCCGTCGAGCCGAAGCATGCCCTCCAACTCGAGCGTCAGTTCCGATCGATCGAGCCGCCATAGCGCTTCGGAAAGGCTACCGCTATAGATGCGATCAACCTCGGAAAGGCGCCCTTGCAGGAGCGCAACGCCATGCCGGTACTCTCGATAG is a window encoding:
- a CDS encoding ATP-binding protein, encoding MDRLRGSVVLRLFVVVFAFSCIVTVALTAVQLYREYRHGVALLQGRLSEVDRIYSGSLSEALWRLDRSELTLELEGMLRLDGISAVQVREDGADPMIVSAGHLVGASAAIAHDFPIMREVQGAQRSIGILHVEATLDDLYRSLARTAALILVNQAANTFLVALFITWLLNRLVMRHLVAIARAVARYDYRELPTPLTLHRRSGGVPDELDHVVSAINAMASRVHGAYLDELDAAVEREARHAAEAANGAKSAFLASMSHELRTPLNGILGYAQILRRDGSLGDTQREAVAVMLRCGEQLLALIHEVLDFAMIEAGRMRVEITDVPLAATVSAIKEVIVMKAAEKGLRFVCKIEPDVPVGVRADERRLRQVLLNLLTNAVKFTGRGTVELCVRRSASGGAGFEVRDTGCGVDTDELERIFLPFEQGRRKTSRDGGMGLGLAISRQFVRAMGGDIAADSEVGRGSVFRFDLPPAIETSEFALARDSVRIATAYEGPRRTALVIDDVEVNRAIVSDWLRSLGFAVIAAQDAAESFVALTRSDVSLVLTDIVMPGIDGLEFIRHVRALPEFHGIPIIALSASSSATDVGKTLAAGANAFLPKPLDFNRLETEIAALLGIKWIYSLQRHEQTPDLAQLANVVLPTPPAESMHELHQLARMGDMRGVRDWADVLNAGDSRYEPFASAVRTFARTYQSKALLAFVERHLHAGGVA